AGTGCCAACCTGATGAGCCTGGGAGCCCTGGACTTCGGCATCATCATCGACGGTGCTGTCGTGATCGTGGAGAACTGCGTGCGGCGACTTGCCCACGCACAAGCGCACCACGGTCGGCCACTGACGCGGGCCGAGCGCTTCCATGAGGTGTTTTTGGCATCCCAGGAGTCAAGGCGTCCATTGCTGTTCGGACAGCTCATCATCATGGTGGTGTACCTGCCCATCTTCGCGCTGACAGGCGTTGAAGGGAAGATGTTCCACCCCATGGCATTCACGGTGGTCGCGGCACTGCTGGGCGCCATGGTTCTGTCGGTGACATTCATCCCCGCAGCGGTGGCCCTGTTCATCGGCAATCGGGTCAGCGAGAAGGAAAACTTCCTGCTGGGCCATGCCAAGCGCTTGTATGGTCCACTGCTCGACCGTGTCATGGCCGCCAAGGCGGTCGTACTGACCGCAGCTGCAGTTGCGGTGATCTTGTGCGGGTTGATCGCCACGCGTATGGGCAGCGAGTTTGTACCCAATCTCAATGAAGGCGACTTTGCGATCCAGGCGCTGCGCATCCCAGGTACCAGCCTTTCCCAGTCAGTCCAAATGCAGCAGCAGATTGAAAGGACCTTGAAAGAGAAATTCCCCGAGATCGAGCGCATTTTCGCCAGAACCGGTACTGCGGAGATTGCCTCGGACCCCATGCCGCCGAACATTTCGGACGGGTACATCATGCTCAAGCCCGTGGACGAATGGCCTGAGCCGCGCAAGACCCGAGACGAGTTGCTTGCCGCAATTCAGGAAGTCCTGGGCAAAATTCCTGGCAACAACTACGAGTTCTCCCAGCCCATTCAGTTGCGCTTCAACGAGCTGATTTCGGGTGTGCGAAGCGACGTGGCGGTAAAGATTTTCGGTGACGACATGGACGTGTTGAACAAGTCCGCCGAAGAGGTCTCCGCAATGCTGCAGAAGATCCAGGGGTCATCCGAGGTGAAGGTCGAGCAAACAACAGGCCTTCCGATGCTCACGGTGAACATCGACCGCCAGAAGGCTGCACGCTATGGCCTTAACGTCGCCGACATCCAAGACACCGTGGCCACCGCCATCGGTGGTCGCGAGGCGGGCACCATGTTCGAGGGAGACCGCCGGTTTGACATCCTGGTTCGCTTGCCTGAGACCCTGCGTAACGACCTGGAAGGGATGAAACGGCTCCCTATTCCGCTGCCGCGTTCTGCCAGTGGCACGGAGGCCAAGACGAACTTCATCCCCTTGGGCGAGGTCGCGACTTTCGAACTTGCACCCGGCCCCAACCAGGTGAGCCGCGAAAACGGCAAGCGGCGCATCGTCGTAAGCACCAACGTGCGCGGGCGCGATGTGGGTTCCTTTGTGGCAGAGGCCGAGCAAGGCCTGGCCCAGATCAAGATTCCTACCGGCTACTGGACGAGCTGGGGTGGAACCTTCGAGAACCTGCAATCGGCCACGAAGCGCCTGCAGATCGTTGTGCCTGTGTCTCTGCTGCTGGTTTTCGTGCTGCTGTTCGCAATGTTCGGCAATGCCAAGGACGGTTTGCTGGTATTCACAGGCATCCCGTTCGCTTTGACGGGGGGCATTCTGGCGCTTTGGCTTCGGGATATCCCGATGTCCATCTCCGCGGCCGTTGGCTTCATCGCGCTCTCTGGGGTGGCAGTGCTCAACGGGCTGGTGATGATTTCCTATATCCGCAGCTTGAGGCAGGGCGGCGTTGGACTTGACGAAGCGATCCGGGATGGCGCGTTGACCCGGTTGCGCCCCGTGCTGATGACTGCCCTGGTGGCCTCGCTGGGCTTCATTCCCATGGCCATTGCGACGGGCACCGGCGCTGAAGTCCAGCGTCCCCTGGCCACCGTAGTGATCGGCGGGATTCTTTCGTCCACGCTGCTCACGCTTCTCGTGCTGCCGATTCTTTACCGTCTGGCCCACCGGCCCGACGAGGAAGATGAGGACGTGTCTGCTGAGCCCTCGCATCCCCCGGACGTGTCCGCTCCCGTGTAGTTGAAACGGTCCCGCTCGCTGATCGCGGGACCTTCCCTTTTCTCCAACCCCAAAGGAAATGTCATGAAACTCTCCCAACTCATTCTCGCAGTGGCGGTGTCGGCCTGCGGCACGGCGTTCGCTGCTGACAACCATGGTCACGACATCAAACCGATGCACGGTGGTGCTGTCGCCGAAGCCAAGGAGGTCGAGTACGAACTCGTCGCCAGCGCCGACAAGCTGCAGCTCTATATGCGCGATCATGGAAAGCCAGTTGCCGTGGCGGGAATGACCGCCAAGGTCACGCTGCTGGCAGGCAGCGAGAAACAGGATGTCCAGCTCCAAGCCGGTGACGGCAAGCTGGAAGCCACGGGCAGCTTCAAAGTCCCCGCCGGTACCAAAGCCGTCGTCGCTGTCTCGAAGGCCGGCAAGTCGGTTGCCTCTGTTCGTTTCACGCTGAAGTAATACGAAGCCTGGCTGGGGGGATCGCCCTCGCGACGCCCCAGTGTTGATCCACTTTCAGCAGTCCGTTCACGTCAAAGCAACTGACTACATAGCGGCGAGTTCGGTCAGCCCATCGGCAATATGCCTTTGCTGGAGGCACAAAGGAGCGATCCATGTCAATGCAGGCGGCACAGGTCGCGCCTTTTGCCAAACTGTTCTGGATTTGGATCGGCTTGTTGACCTCCGTGTTTGTGTTTTGGAGGCTGCGGCGTATCTGGCTCAAACGCCATCCGCCAATGGACATAAAAATCAAGTACAGCCGACGCCTGGCCAAGAGACTGAGGGATCGACAGGCAATGCGTTTCAAACACCGAAA
Above is a window of Acidovorax sp. KKS102 DNA encoding:
- a CDS encoding CusA/CzcA family heavy metal efflux RND transporter, translating into MFEKLIRFSIEQRWLVLLAALGMAALGVFSYQKLPIDAVPDITNVQVQINTQAAGYSPLETEQRVTYPIETVMAGLPNLEQTRSLSRYGLSQVTVIFKDGTDIYFARQLVNERIQEARDKLPAGITPALGPISTGLGEIYLWTVETKDGAKKPDGSPYTATDLREIQDWIIKPQLRNVPGVTEINSIGGFAKEYQIAPIPERLASLGVTLQDVVTALDRNNGNVGAGYIEKRGEQYLIRAPGQVKSLEDIGNVILSSANGVPVRVRDVAEVGIGRELRTGAATDNGREVVLGTVFMLIGENSRTVSQAVDKKMLEVNKSLPEGVHAVTVYDRTVLVDKAISTVRKNLLEGAVLVIVILFLFLGNIRAAIITAMVIPLSMLFTFTGMVHYKVSANLMSLGALDFGIIIDGAVVIVENCVRRLAHAQAHHGRPLTRAERFHEVFLASQESRRPLLFGQLIIMVVYLPIFALTGVEGKMFHPMAFTVVAALLGAMVLSVTFIPAAVALFIGNRVSEKENFLLGHAKRLYGPLLDRVMAAKAVVLTAAAVAVILCGLIATRMGSEFVPNLNEGDFAIQALRIPGTSLSQSVQMQQQIERTLKEKFPEIERIFARTGTAEIASDPMPPNISDGYIMLKPVDEWPEPRKTRDELLAAIQEVLGKIPGNNYEFSQPIQLRFNELISGVRSDVAVKIFGDDMDVLNKSAEEVSAMLQKIQGSSEVKVEQTTGLPMLTVNIDRQKAARYGLNVADIQDTVATAIGGREAGTMFEGDRRFDILVRLPETLRNDLEGMKRLPIPLPRSASGTEAKTNFIPLGEVATFELAPGPNQVSRENGKRRIVVSTNVRGRDVGSFVAEAEQGLAQIKIPTGYWTSWGGTFENLQSATKRLQIVVPVSLLLVFVLLFAMFGNAKDGLLVFTGIPFALTGGILALWLRDIPMSISAAVGFIALSGVAVLNGLVMISYIRSLRQGGVGLDEAIRDGALTRLRPVLMTALVASLGFIPMAIATGTGAEVQRPLATVVIGGILSSTLLTLLVLPILYRLAHRPDEEDEDVSAEPSHPPDVSAPV